In Streptomyces sp. NBC_01381, a genomic segment contains:
- a CDS encoding CDP-glycerol glycerophosphotransferase family protein, whose protein sequence is MSTPDLHDVSCVVVAGGSAAALKASVRSVVGQSMAGVEAVVVDPGTEPVVSEAAAALAADHPHRVRLVPADGDLSMGAVRNLGLDAARGRYVMVLGAGERLQAHACRNLFDAARTTGADLVAGRWTRLMGSGKKERGPDWQAQLHARTRVVHDLADAPELVVRDSLLTGFCVRREILERTSLRYADDLAHSEVLFGVRAALAVKGVALVPNLITTRRAAPAPARETPALAEANARVAALLIGLGRLDLCDRRERAFLGDHVLPCARTFPRLTAEQRHETASALAPHLKGSVELRALDELAPVERVCVRLLAEGDTEGVLAAAYALARPGTVVSELTERDGKVCWRADGLDDPRVREVLDVTELGHQHRQLSDVRLLNRLTRCAVEGAEAVLEGRVVLPAELLPERPPLTARLHVRARGTARRGFRVPVEEVRHDGGAIVWRARVRLTGGLRELGTGDRVWEPQLQLTAGAQDLTTELVAERETVGQSPGITVTGGNKVELRPHPRDRATRVLRAALHYATHFRPARKLKLRIRALRKRLDRLGTQPVKIRFYRQVLRRLPVSKGSVVFESHMGKCYGDSPRAVHQEILDRGLRLRCTWSYAKSPDGFPKSARLARRWSYRYLWALARAEFWIDNQGFPHALEKPRHTTYLQTWHGSAYKRMGFDEARVKTQNAPRRARLQRAVDRFDHFLVRSEHDVNTLARAYGIPEERLLRCGYPRNDRLVAARAADETSGRFPRPATAVALGIPDHKTVVLYAPTFRGLPKGNKPVQLPLDVRKFADRFGDTHVLLVRAHYMEAASLPVCPPGTVVDVSAHHDVSELLCLADVLVTDYSSIMFDFALLDRPLVHFTPDLDAYAAERGSYFALRDDAGGPVVETQEELLRTLATLKQTDGAWADARRTFARRFGAYDKGRAAADVVDALFGERFGNTKDAAKGAGT, encoded by the coding sequence ATGAGCACGCCCGATCTGCATGACGTCAGCTGTGTCGTCGTCGCCGGCGGCAGCGCGGCCGCACTGAAGGCCTCCGTGCGGTCCGTCGTCGGCCAGTCGATGGCGGGCGTCGAGGCCGTCGTCGTCGACCCCGGCACCGAGCCCGTGGTGAGCGAGGCGGCCGCCGCACTCGCCGCCGACCACCCGCACCGGGTACGCCTCGTGCCCGCCGACGGCGACCTGTCCATGGGGGCGGTGCGCAACCTCGGGCTCGACGCGGCACGCGGCCGGTACGTGATGGTTCTCGGCGCGGGCGAACGCCTCCAGGCGCACGCCTGCCGCAACCTCTTCGATGCGGCACGCACCACCGGCGCCGACCTGGTGGCGGGGCGCTGGACGCGGCTCATGGGAAGCGGCAAGAAGGAACGCGGCCCCGACTGGCAGGCTCAACTGCACGCCAGGACAAGGGTGGTGCACGACCTCGCCGACGCCCCCGAACTCGTCGTCAGGGACTCCCTGCTCACCGGGTTCTGCGTCCGCCGAGAGATTCTCGAACGGACGTCACTTCGGTACGCGGACGACCTCGCCCACAGCGAGGTCCTCTTCGGCGTCCGGGCCGCGCTCGCCGTCAAGGGCGTCGCCCTCGTGCCGAACCTGATCACCACCCGCCGTGCGGCTCCCGCCCCGGCCCGCGAGACCCCCGCCCTCGCGGAGGCCAACGCCCGCGTCGCCGCGCTCCTGATCGGCCTCGGCCGCCTCGACCTCTGCGACCGGCGCGAGCGGGCCTTCCTCGGCGACCATGTGCTGCCGTGCGCGCGGACGTTCCCGCGGCTCACCGCCGAGCAGCGCCACGAGACGGCATCCGCGCTCGCCCCGCACCTGAAGGGCAGCGTGGAGCTGCGCGCCCTGGACGAGCTCGCCCCGGTGGAGCGGGTGTGCGTACGGCTGCTCGCGGAGGGCGACACGGAGGGTGTCCTCGCGGCGGCGTACGCGCTCGCCAGGCCGGGGACGGTGGTCTCGGAGCTGACCGAGCGCGACGGCAAGGTCTGCTGGCGGGCCGACGGCCTCGACGACCCACGCGTGCGCGAGGTGCTCGACGTGACGGAACTCGGCCACCAGCACCGGCAGTTGAGCGACGTGCGGCTCCTCAACCGCCTCACCCGATGCGCGGTCGAGGGCGCCGAAGCGGTCCTCGAAGGCCGGGTCGTGCTGCCCGCCGAGCTGCTCCCGGAGCGCCCGCCGCTCACCGCACGGCTCCACGTCCGGGCACGCGGCACGGCACGGCGGGGCTTTCGCGTACCCGTCGAGGAGGTGCGCCACGACGGCGGTGCGATCGTCTGGCGGGCCAGGGTCCGGCTCACCGGCGGCCTGCGCGAACTCGGCACCGGTGACCGCGTGTGGGAGCCGCAGCTTCAACTGACGGCGGGTGCCCAGGACTTGACCACCGAACTCGTCGCCGAGCGGGAGACCGTGGGCCAGAGCCCGGGGATCACCGTCACCGGCGGCAACAAGGTGGAGCTGCGCCCGCACCCCCGCGACCGGGCCACCCGCGTCCTGCGCGCGGCACTGCACTACGCCACGCACTTCCGCCCCGCCCGCAAGCTGAAACTGCGGATCCGCGCCCTGCGCAAGAGGCTCGACCGGCTCGGCACGCAGCCCGTCAAGATCCGCTTCTACCGGCAGGTGCTGCGACGGCTCCCCGTCAGCAAGGGCTCGGTGGTCTTCGAGAGCCACATGGGCAAGTGCTACGGCGACAGCCCGCGCGCCGTCCACCAGGAGATCCTCGACCGGGGGCTGCGGCTCCGCTGCACCTGGTCGTACGCGAAGTCACCCGACGGATTCCCCAAGTCGGCCCGGCTCGCCCGCCGTTGGTCCTACCGCTATCTGTGGGCCCTCGCCCGCGCCGAGTTCTGGATCGACAACCAAGGCTTCCCGCACGCCCTGGAGAAGCCCCGCCACACCACGTATCTGCAGACCTGGCACGGCTCCGCGTACAAACGGATGGGCTTCGACGAGGCGCGCGTCAAGACGCAGAACGCACCCCGGCGCGCCCGGCTGCAGCGCGCCGTCGACCGCTTCGACCACTTCCTGGTGCGCTCCGAGCACGACGTGAACACCCTCGCCCGCGCCTACGGCATCCCCGAGGAGCGGCTGCTGCGCTGCGGCTATCCGCGCAACGACCGGCTCGTCGCCGCGCGCGCCGCGGACGAGACGTCGGGCCGCTTCCCGCGCCCGGCCACGGCCGTCGCACTCGGCATCCCCGACCACAAGACGGTCGTTCTCTACGCGCCGACCTTCCGCGGCCTGCCCAAGGGCAATAAGCCTGTACAACTCCCCCTGGACGTACGGAAGTTCGCCGACCGCTTCGGCGACACCCACGTACTCCTGGTGCGCGCCCACTACATGGAGGCCGCGAGCCTCCCCGTGTGCCCGCCCGGCACCGTCGTCGACGTCTCCGCCCACCACGACGTCAGCGAACTGCTCTGCCTCGCCGACGTCCTGGTGACCGACTACTCGTCGATCATGTTCGACTTCGCGCTCCTCGACCGTCCGCTGGTGCACTTCACCCCGGACCTCGACGCGTACGCGGCCGAGCGGGGCAGCTACTTCGCGCTGCGGGACGACGCGGGCGGACCCGTGGTCGAGACGCAGGAGGAGCTGCTGCGGACGCTCGCCACGCTGAAGCAGACCGACGGGGCGTGGGCCGACGCCCGGCGGACGTTCGCGCGGCGCTTCGGCGCGTACGACAAGGGGCGGGCCGCCGCGGACGTGGTGGACGCCCTGTTCGGGGAGCGGTTCGGGAACACGAAAGACGCAGCCAAGGGGGCCGGCACATGA
- a CDS encoding TylF/MycF/NovP-related O-methyltransferase, which translates to MAWRRAVNGALKQLTGYQLTRNPVPAQRPTAPGAAKPAPASKSKALKLPADYDDEAKGIIRAVKPYTMTSPERLNAFILATRHVVRHGIPGDIVECGVWRGGSMQACAKTLLAAGDTERDLYLFDTYEGMTPPTEEDLRRDGKSAEELLKVQGKGRPIWAVASLDDVKSGFAKVPYPEERVHYVQGKVEETVPREAPEKISILRLDTDWYASTQHELEHLYGRLVSGGVLIIDDYGYWQGSRQAVDEFLDKTGERLLLLRMDEGRIAVKP; encoded by the coding sequence ATGGCATGGCGACGCGCAGTGAACGGTGCTCTCAAGCAACTGACCGGATACCAGCTCACCCGCAACCCGGTGCCGGCCCAGCGGCCGACCGCGCCGGGCGCGGCGAAGCCGGCTCCGGCCTCGAAGTCGAAGGCCCTGAAACTCCCCGCGGACTACGACGACGAGGCGAAGGGCATCATCCGTGCGGTGAAGCCGTACACGATGACCTCTCCCGAACGGCTGAACGCCTTCATCCTGGCGACCCGGCACGTCGTCCGGCACGGCATCCCCGGCGACATCGTCGAGTGCGGTGTGTGGCGCGGCGGTTCGATGCAGGCCTGCGCCAAGACGCTGCTCGCCGCCGGTGACACCGAGCGCGACCTGTACCTCTTCGACACGTACGAGGGCATGACCCCGCCCACCGAAGAGGACCTGCGCCGGGACGGCAAGTCCGCGGAGGAGCTGCTCAAGGTGCAGGGCAAGGGCCGGCCGATCTGGGCGGTCGCCTCCCTCGACGACGTCAAGTCGGGCTTCGCGAAGGTGCCGTACCCCGAGGAGCGCGTCCACTACGTCCAGGGAAAGGTCGAGGAGACCGTCCCGCGCGAGGCGCCCGAGAAGATCTCGATCCTGCGCCTCGACACCGACTGGTACGCCTCCACCCAACACGAACTGGAGCACCTCTACGGCCGGTTGGTCAGCGGCGGCGTACTGATCATCGACGACTACGGCTACTGGCAGGGGTCGCGCCAGGCGGTCGACGAGTTCCTGGACAAGACCGGCGAGCGGCTGCTTCTGCTGCGCATGGACGAGGGGCGGATCGCCGTCAAACCCTGA
- a CDS encoding bifunctional glycosyltransferase/CDP-glycerol:glycerophosphate glycerophosphotransferase translates to MTPRLTVVVPVYNVEEFLDSCLRSLAEQTMPDLEVVMVNDGSTDGSPRIAREFAARDGRFRLVEQENAGLGAARNAGVRTARGTFLAFVDSDDIVPPDAYERMLAALQESGSDFVTGNVHRLRSDGVRRQSPMFRKTMETDRSGTHVTRDWGLLGDRIACNKVFRRTFWDRHDLSFPEGVLFEDTPVTIPAHFLADAVDVLKDPVYLWRDRDGSITNGRTSPRAVRDRTAAVLAASGFLAGKAAETAGTPEGESWAEAKGRYDRTVFSGDLWLFMEALPHGDAEYHEAFLDHANAFLATVDRSVVDALPLALRVRWWLVQQRRAGDLMAFMAYEKSNPGAFRVRGLRRRRADYPGIDGLPRETVTLKRSDVPLTAQLTHAAWDDEGLLRLKGFAYIRNLPAGRIGARARAAWLRSGRRRVLPLKLRTVRAREATYRSKQGLHSYDRSGFETVVDPRRIVTKRRSTTWNVEMGAVSGLLPRTGPVRMSGVPALPVRYLEDFLRVAVTHSKGRLRLRTERVAARLVAHEGCGGAVRLHGRLAAGESQAIDSVRVENWHTKEAHDVPAVVNGRDFSADVPLGLFLPEVDERTGEPRKADPWGVAVIRGGEERTPLATRPEVAPGRYSLRPGRELLVLANRSGNLELRDQTVRPLVDSVTWDGALVLEGSHPGEEPRTRELVLVHGGHGDEAVLPVRIDGGRFTAALRPEAVRGHAGALPLAEGRWNLFLREPGESDPDEYTPVCVAPGTYRGLPLTRTLSGREITLKRHAQDGLHLRSGSALPLADRGGPRQRRLRDAYAAQRGGPLRDAVLYASFDGRQYSDSPRAIHEELVGRDAELEHLWVVRDQQVDVPESARPIAMWSADWYEALARCRHIVTNTQLPDWFERAEGQFVVQTWHGTPLKRIGRDLAGHASGDAAYMATLPARAAQWSVLVSPNRFSTPLLRGAFGHTGAVLECGYPRNDLLHAVDREKVAASVRERLGIPEGRRVVLYAPTWRENQPKKGGRYGLDLQIDLAAAESAIGDDQVLLVRRHYLVGGTVPESDFVRDVTRYPDVGELLLISDVLVTDYSSLMFDFAQTGRPMLFHTYDLDHYRDTLRGFYFDFAAQAPGPLLTTGDEVIEALRDPRAATAAYADAYDRFREVFCDLDDGHAAAGVVDAMLAGAVRGDGLPEGGRA, encoded by the coding sequence ATGACACCCCGACTCACCGTCGTCGTCCCCGTCTACAACGTCGAGGAGTTCCTCGACTCCTGCCTACGGTCACTGGCCGAGCAGACCATGCCGGACCTCGAAGTGGTCATGGTCAACGACGGTTCCACCGACGGGAGTCCACGCATCGCCCGCGAGTTCGCCGCGCGGGACGGGAGATTCAGGCTGGTCGAGCAGGAGAACGCGGGGCTCGGCGCGGCCCGCAACGCGGGGGTCAGAACGGCGCGCGGCACCTTTCTGGCGTTCGTGGACAGCGACGACATTGTGCCGCCCGACGCGTACGAACGGATGCTGGCGGCGCTCCAGGAGTCGGGCTCGGACTTCGTCACCGGCAACGTCCACCGGCTGCGGTCCGACGGCGTGCGCAGGCAGTCCCCGATGTTCCGCAAGACGATGGAGACGGACCGCAGCGGCACCCACGTCACCCGCGACTGGGGTCTGCTCGGCGACCGCATCGCCTGCAACAAGGTCTTCCGCAGGACCTTCTGGGACCGGCACGACCTCTCCTTCCCGGAGGGCGTCCTGTTCGAGGACACCCCCGTGACGATCCCCGCCCACTTCCTCGCCGACGCCGTCGACGTGCTCAAGGACCCCGTCTATCTCTGGCGCGACCGCGACGGCTCCATCACCAACGGCCGCACCAGCCCGCGCGCCGTCCGCGACCGCACCGCCGCCGTCCTCGCGGCGAGCGGCTTCCTCGCCGGGAAGGCGGCGGAGACGGCGGGGACACCGGAGGGGGAGAGCTGGGCCGAGGCCAAGGGGCGCTACGACCGGACGGTGTTCTCCGGGGACCTGTGGCTGTTCATGGAGGCCCTGCCGCACGGCGACGCCGAGTACCACGAGGCCTTCCTCGACCACGCCAACGCCTTCCTCGCCACCGTCGACCGTTCGGTCGTGGACGCGCTGCCGCTCGCCCTGCGCGTCAGGTGGTGGCTCGTACAGCAGCGCCGCGCCGGCGACTTGATGGCTTTCATGGCGTACGAGAAGTCCAACCCCGGAGCCTTCCGGGTCCGCGGTCTGCGCCGGCGCCGGGCCGACTACCCCGGGATCGACGGCCTGCCGCGCGAGACGGTCACCCTCAAGCGCTCCGACGTGCCGCTCACCGCACAGCTCACGCACGCCGCGTGGGACGACGAAGGACTGCTGCGGCTCAAGGGCTTCGCGTACATCCGCAATCTGCCGGCCGGGCGGATCGGCGCACGGGCCAGGGCCGCCTGGCTGCGGTCGGGGCGGCGGCGGGTCCTGCCGCTGAAGCTGCGCACGGTGCGGGCGCGCGAGGCGACGTACCGCTCCAAGCAGGGTCTGCACAGCTACGACCGGTCCGGGTTCGAGACGGTCGTCGACCCGAGGAGGATCGTCACCAAGCGGCGCAGCACCACCTGGAACGTGGAGATGGGCGCGGTCAGCGGGCTCCTGCCGCGCACAGGGCCGGTCAGGATGAGCGGTGTTCCGGCGCTGCCCGTGCGGTATCTGGAGGACTTCCTGCGGGTGGCCGTCACGCACAGCAAGGGGCGGCTGCGGCTGCGCACCGAGCGGGTGGCGGCGCGGCTCGTCGCGCACGAGGGCTGCGGTGGTGCCGTCCGGTTGCACGGGCGGCTCGCGGCGGGCGAGTCCCAGGCCATCGACTCCGTACGCGTCGAGAACTGGCACACCAAGGAGGCACACGACGTCCCGGCCGTGGTGAACGGCAGGGATTTCAGCGCTGATGTGCCGCTCGGCCTCTTCCTGCCCGAGGTGGACGAGCGCACCGGCGAGCCGCGCAAGGCCGACCCGTGGGGCGTCGCGGTGATCCGCGGCGGCGAGGAGCGCACCCCGCTGGCCACCCGCCCCGAGGTGGCGCCGGGGCGGTACAGCCTGCGGCCGGGGCGTGAACTCCTCGTCCTCGCCAACAGGTCGGGCAACCTGGAGCTGCGCGACCAGACCGTGCGGCCGCTCGTCGACAGCGTGACCTGGGACGGCGCACTCGTCCTCGAAGGCAGCCACCCGGGCGAAGAGCCCCGCACCAGGGAGCTTGTCCTCGTCCACGGCGGCCACGGCGACGAGGCCGTCCTTCCGGTGCGGATCGACGGCGGCCGGTTCACCGCGGCCCTGCGCCCGGAGGCCGTCCGTGGCCACGCGGGCGCTCTGCCGCTCGCCGAGGGGCGCTGGAACCTCTTCCTGCGCGAGCCGGGCGAGAGCGACCCCGATGAGTACACCCCGGTGTGCGTGGCGCCCGGCACCTACCGCGGGCTTCCGCTCACCCGCACCCTGTCCGGCCGTGAGATCACCCTGAAGCGGCACGCCCAGGACGGCCTGCACCTGCGCTCCGGATCCGCGCTGCCCCTGGCCGACCGGGGCGGACCCCGGCAGCGGCGGCTGCGCGATGCGTACGCGGCACAGCGCGGCGGGCCGCTGCGGGACGCCGTCCTGTACGCCAGCTTCGACGGACGCCAGTACTCCGACTCGCCCCGCGCCATCCATGAGGAACTGGTGGGCCGCGACGCCGAGTTGGAGCACCTGTGGGTGGTGCGCGACCAGCAGGTCGACGTGCCCGAGAGCGCACGGCCGATCGCCATGTGGAGCGCCGACTGGTACGAGGCACTTGCCCGCTGCCGCCACATCGTGACCAACACCCAGCTGCCCGACTGGTTCGAGCGCGCCGAAGGGCAGTTCGTCGTGCAGACCTGGCACGGCACCCCGCTCAAGCGCATCGGCCGCGACCTGGCGGGACACGCGTCCGGGGACGCCGCCTACATGGCGACGCTGCCCGCCCGCGCCGCCCAGTGGAGCGTCCTCGTCTCCCCGAACCGCTTCTCGACGCCCCTGCTGCGCGGCGCCTTCGGCCACACCGGCGCGGTCCTGGAGTGCGGCTACCCCCGCAACGACCTGCTGCACGCCGTCGACCGCGAGAAGGTCGCCGCGTCCGTACGCGAACGGCTCGGCATCCCCGAGGGCAGACGCGTCGTTCTGTACGCGCCGACCTGGCGCGAGAACCAGCCCAAGAAGGGCGGCCGTTACGGCCTCGACCTGCAGATCGACCTGGCCGCCGCCGAGAGCGCCATCGGCGACGACCAGGTGCTCCTCGTGCGCAGGCACTACCTGGTGGGCGGCACCGTCCCCGAGTCCGACTTCGTCCGCGACGTCACGCGCTACCCGGACGTCGGCGAACTCCTCCTGATCAGCGACGTGCTGGTGACGGACTACTCGTCCCTGATGTTCGACTTCGCGCAGACCGGCCGCCCCATGCTCTTCCACACCTACGACCTCGACCACTACCGCGACACCCTGCGCGGCTTCTACTTCGACTTCGCGGCGCAGGCCCCGGGTCCGCTGCTCACGACGGGCGACGAGGTGATCGAGGCGCTGCGCGACCCGCGGGCTGCCACCGCCGCGTACGCCGACGCGTACGACAGATTCCGCGAGGTCTTCTGCGACCTGGACGACGGGCACGCGGCCGCCGGTGTCGTGGACGCCATGCTCGCCGGTGCCGTGCGCGGGGACGGCCTGCCCGAGGGAGGCCGCGCATGA
- a CDS encoding methyltransferase domain-containing protein, protein MHQSAYEQMELCVEQYMPKGKRHRVVDLGARISDGQTRTHKALLEGHDTEYVGVDVLDGRNVDSVMTKPYCIPVKSRSADFLISGQAFEHIPFFWATMLEIARVLKPNGIAFVTAPSRGHVHDAQDCWRYYPDGFRALAAYTRLELREAYTDFPPMKGIRHAYGRIDAKHAYWGDSVGVFQRPERYPRLTMALVRSTTRWWANKVGGVESVPLPKPLEGRAHCGRPKVVAPRAGDEQPVSAPSQAS, encoded by the coding sequence GTGCACCAGTCCGCGTACGAACAGATGGAACTCTGCGTCGAGCAGTACATGCCCAAGGGGAAACGTCACCGGGTGGTCGACCTCGGGGCCCGGATCTCCGACGGGCAGACCCGCACCCACAAGGCCCTGCTCGAAGGGCACGACACGGAGTACGTGGGCGTCGACGTGCTCGACGGCCGCAATGTCGACTCGGTGATGACCAAGCCGTACTGCATCCCCGTCAAGTCCCGCAGCGCCGACTTCCTCATCTCCGGGCAGGCCTTCGAGCACATCCCCTTCTTCTGGGCGACGATGCTGGAGATCGCCCGCGTCCTGAAGCCGAACGGCATCGCCTTCGTGACCGCGCCGTCGCGCGGCCATGTGCACGACGCGCAGGACTGCTGGCGTTACTACCCCGACGGATTCCGTGCCCTGGCCGCGTACACCCGGCTCGAACTCCGCGAGGCCTACACGGACTTCCCGCCGATGAAGGGCATCCGCCACGCCTACGGAAGGATCGACGCCAAGCACGCCTACTGGGGCGACTCCGTCGGCGTCTTCCAGCGGCCCGAGCGCTACCCGAGGCTGACGATGGCCCTGGTGCGGTCCACGACGAGGTGGTGGGCGAACAAGGTCGGCGGCGTCGAATCCGTCCCGCTGCCCAAGCCCCTCGAGGGCCGCGCACACTGCGGAAGGCCGAAGGTGGTGGCCCCGCGCGCGGGGGACGAACAGCCTGTATCGGCACCAAGTCAAGCCAGCTGA
- a CDS encoding glycosyltransferase → MTTTTTSAERGRDLFLVANTVDELGGVTAWAHQMARLFTAGGHRVHVIGVHEAELKLVLPDDLGYPVTSLYREHPPTPRPVRGIGRLNVVAWRRESARIAAKKRTVDRLSGLFRAARPGAVAIVTQVWPMGWIREADTAGLRIIGMSHESYAYTRACHRYRSVKRNYPSVDRWLALTQEDADDWIADGMHNVGAMPNALAHLPEVPSQRRQKVVCSIGRLADQKGVDMLVDTWALVAPQRPDWTLRIYGAGADEADLRRQCTRLGLDGSVQWMGRTGDVPGVLAQSSVFVQSSRGEGFPLALMEAMASAVPCAAFDCAPGVREIVRDGEDGLLAPAGDVEALADRLLRLTGNPRMRDAMGERARVNVQRFSEAAVLERWEALFELLER, encoded by the coding sequence ATGACCACCACGACCACGTCCGCGGAGCGCGGCCGCGACCTCTTCCTCGTCGCGAACACCGTCGACGAACTCGGCGGAGTCACCGCCTGGGCCCACCAGATGGCCCGCCTCTTCACGGCCGGCGGCCACCGGGTGCACGTCATCGGCGTCCACGAGGCCGAACTGAAACTGGTGCTCCCCGACGACCTCGGCTACCCCGTCACCAGCCTCTACCGCGAACACCCCCCGACACCGCGCCCCGTACGCGGTATCGGCCGCCTCAACGTCGTGGCGTGGCGCCGCGAATCGGCGCGGATCGCCGCCAAGAAGCGGACGGTCGACCGGCTCTCCGGGCTCTTCCGCGCCGCGCGCCCCGGAGCCGTCGCCATCGTCACGCAGGTCTGGCCGATGGGGTGGATCAGGGAGGCGGACACCGCGGGCCTGCGCATCATCGGCATGAGCCACGAGTCGTACGCCTACACCCGCGCCTGCCACCGCTATCGCTCGGTCAAGCGCAACTACCCCTCCGTGGACCGCTGGCTCGCGCTCACCCAGGAGGACGCCGACGACTGGATCGCCGACGGCATGCACAACGTGGGAGCGATGCCCAACGCCCTTGCCCATCTGCCCGAAGTCCCTTCGCAGCGCCGCCAGAAGGTGGTGTGCAGCATCGGCAGGCTCGCCGACCAGAAGGGCGTCGACATGCTCGTCGACACCTGGGCCCTGGTCGCCCCGCAGCGCCCGGACTGGACGCTGCGGATCTATGGCGCGGGCGCGGACGAGGCCGACCTCAGGCGCCAGTGCACGCGCCTCGGCCTCGACGGTTCGGTGCAGTGGATGGGCCGCACCGGTGATGTGCCGGGTGTGCTCGCGCAGAGCTCGGTCTTCGTGCAGTCCTCGCGCGGGGAGGGTTTCCCGCTTGCCCTGATGGAGGCGATGGCCAGTGCGGTGCCGTGCGCTGCCTTCGACTGCGCACCCGGCGTCCGGGAGATCGTCCGGGACGGCGAGGACGGTTTGCTTGCCCCCGCCGGTGACGTGGAGGCCCTCGCCGACAGGCTCCTGCGCCTGACCGGCAATCCCCGGATGCGGGATGCGATGGGAGAGCGGGCGCGGGTGAATGTGCAGCGGTTCTCGGAGGCGGCTGTGCTTGAGCGCTGGGAGGCGTTGTTCGAGCTTCTTGAGCGCTGA
- a CDS encoding class I SAM-dependent methyltransferase, with the protein MQQATAHASTNGTDTDQLPRPHQLSDVKGWFHPVDQVLFDWILSRQYERSEQGDLLELGAYLGKSAIFMGTYLRADETFTVCDLFDSPAPDEANSAEMGRSYRSTLTRRAFEANYRSFHDELPQIVQEPSAGITAHVEPDTCRFVHIDASHLYEHVHADIAAAREVLGADGIVVLDDFRAEHCPGVAAATWGAVASTGLKPLCITATKFYGTWGTYDAIHTDLAAFLKERDDMWHGAEEVAEFPMIRISGKQARSPEQPVSRYAGEPPERAPEPTRTKGLLASLLSRAGRN; encoded by the coding sequence ATGCAGCAAGCAACAGCGCACGCGTCCACGAACGGCACGGACACGGATCAGTTGCCGCGGCCGCACCAGCTCTCCGACGTGAAGGGATGGTTCCATCCGGTCGACCAGGTGCTCTTCGACTGGATCCTGAGCCGCCAGTACGAACGTTCCGAGCAGGGCGACCTCCTCGAACTGGGCGCCTATCTCGGCAAGAGCGCCATCTTCATGGGTACGTATCTGCGCGCGGACGAGACCTTCACGGTCTGCGACCTCTTCGACTCGCCCGCGCCCGACGAGGCCAACTCCGCGGAGATGGGCCGCTCCTACCGGTCCACGCTCACGCGCCGCGCCTTCGAGGCCAACTACCGCTCCTTCCACGACGAGCTGCCGCAGATCGTCCAGGAGCCGTCCGCCGGCATCACCGCGCACGTGGAGCCGGACACCTGCCGCTTCGTGCACATCGACGCCTCGCATCTGTACGAGCATGTGCACGCGGACATCGCCGCGGCCCGCGAGGTGCTCGGCGCCGACGGGATCGTCGTCCTCGACGATTTCCGTGCCGAGCACTGTCCGGGCGTGGCCGCGGCTACCTGGGGCGCGGTGGCGAGCACGGGGCTCAAGCCGCTGTGCATCACGGCCACCAAGTTCTACGGGACCTGGGGCACCTACGACGCGATCCACACCGATCTCGCGGCGTTCCTGAAGGAGCGCGACGACATGTGGCACGGCGCCGAGGAGGTCGCCGAGTTCCCGATGATCCGAATCAGCGGCAAGCAGGCACGGTCACCGGAGCAGCCGGTGTCCCGATACGCCGGGGAGCCCCCGGAGCGGGCGCCCGAGCCGACCCGCACCAAGGGCCTGCTCGCGTCGCTGCTTTCGCGCGCGGGACGTAACTGA